In Quercus robur chromosome 10, dhQueRobu3.1, whole genome shotgun sequence, a genomic segment contains:
- the LOC126701668 gene encoding dihydropyrimidine dehydrogenase (NADP(+)), chloroplastic — MASLSFTQIRTNNSVADFARARPRTTWARPTRVGFKVFASETQAEPDLSVTVNGLHMPNPFVIGSGPPGTNYTVMKRAFEEGWGAVIAKTVSLDASKVINVTPRYARLRAGVNGSAKAKGQIIGWENIELISDRSLDIMLNEFKQLKEEFPDRILIASIMEEYNKAAWEELIDRVEQTGVDALEINFSCPHGMPERKMGAAVGQDCALLEEVCGWVNAKATVPVWAKMTPNITDISQPARVALRSGCEGIAAINTIMSVMGINLDTLRPEPCVEGYSTPGGYSSKAVHPIALAKVMSIAKMMKSEFGDKDFSLSGIGGVETGGDAAEFILLGANTVQVCTGVMMHGYGLVNQLCAELKDFMKAHNFSSIEDFRGVSLQYFTTHMDLVRRQQEAIQQRKAIRKGLQSDKDWTGDGFVKETESMLSN; from the exons ATGGCTTCCCTCAGTTTTACTCAGATCAGGACCAACAACTCGGTGGCTGACTTCGCCAGGGCTCGTCCAAGGACAACCTGGGCTCGACCCACTAGAGTTGGGTTTAAGGTGTTTGCGTCTGAGACTCAGGCTGAGCCTGATCTTAGTGTCACTGTCAATGGGTTGCACATGCCCAACCCGTTTGTTATCGGCTCTGGTCCACCTGGGACCAACTACACCGTCATGAAGAGAGCCTTTGAGGAAGGCTGGGGTGCTGTGATTGCCAAAACT GTGTCACTGGATGCATCTAAAGTGATAAACGTGACACCTCGGTATGCGCGTTTAAGagcaggggtcaatggatcggCAAAAGCCAAAGGACAAATTATTGGGTGGGAGAATATAGAACTCATAAGTGATCGGTCACTTGATATTATGTTGAATGAATTCAAGCAATTAAAGGAAGAGTTTCCAGATAGGATTCTCATTGCTTCAATTATGGAGGAATATAACAAAGCCGCTTGGGAGGAACTTATTGATAGAGTCGAGCAAACTGGAGTT GATGCCTTAGAAATCAACTTCTCATGTCCCCATGGTATGCCAGAGCGCAAAATGGGTGCTGCAGTTGGGCAAGATTGTGCCCTTCTAGAAGAGGTTTGTGGATGGGTAAATGCCAAAGCTACAGTTCCTGTTTGGGCCAAGATGACTCCTAACATCACTGATATATCACAG CCAGCAAGGGTGGCTCTAAGATCAGGATGCGAGGGCATAGCTGCTATTAACACTATAATGAGCGTAATGGGAATAAATCTTGACACCTTACGTCCAGAGCCTTGTGTTGAGGG ATACTCTACTCCTGGGGGCTACTCTTCAAAGGCCGTTCATCCTATTGCTCTGGCAAAAGTTATGAGTATTGCAAAAATGATGAAGTCAGAGTTTGGGGATAAGGACTTCTCACTGTCTGGTATTGGAGGTGTTGAGACGGGTGGTGATGCTGCCGAATTTATTCTTCTTGGTGCAAATACTGTTCAG GTCTGTACTGGGGTTATGATGCATGGGTATGGCCTCGTAAATCAACTATGTGCTGAGCTGAAGGATTTTATGAAAGCACACAATTTCTCATCAATAGAAGATTTCAGGGG GGTTTCTCTTCAGTATTTTACTACTCACATGGATTTGGTACGAAGGCAACAAGAAGCAATTCAACAGAGGAAAGCTATAAGGAAAGGCTTACAGTCGGACAAAGATTGGACCGGAGATGGCTTCGTAAAAGAGACTGAGAGCATGTTGTCTAACTGA
- the LOC126703412 gene encoding homeobox protein knotted-1-like 1, whose translation MEAKSKCWEKVEKVEEEDDDEVMVGDHEILKRRISSHPLYGLLVEAHLGCLKVGDIGELYINHSREQKQPENNVSFGMANRSELDQFMEAYCMALTKLKEAMEEPQQKSMAFIKNMHSQLEELTSMHPVPAEHDTTSGE comes from the exons ATGGAGGCCAAGAGTAAATGCTGGGAGAAAGTAgagaaagtagaagaagaagatgatgatgaagtaATGGTAGGAGACCATGAGATCCTCAAGAGAAGAATCTCTAGCCATCCTTTGTATGGCCTCTTGGTTGAGGCTCACTTGGGCTGTTTGaag GTTGGTGACATAGGGGAATTGTACATAAATCATAGCAGAGAACAGAAGCAACCAGAAAACAATGTCAGCTTTGGCATGGCTAATCGATCTGAGCTAGATCAATTCATG GAAGCATATTGCATGGCATTAACAAAGCTGAAAGAAGCAATGGAGGAACCTCAACAAAAATCAATGGCTTTCATAAAAAACATGCATTCACAACTTGAGGAGCTCACAAGCATGCATCCGGTACCTGCTGAACATGACACCACTTCTGGTGAATGA